A single region of the Tigriopus californicus strain San Diego chromosome 8, Tcal_SD_v2.1, whole genome shotgun sequence genome encodes:
- the LOC131885531 gene encoding uncharacterized protein LOC131885531 — protein MSSFDFLFFNMPLQGKVLSWHLILYHFVRLLNADICDLTTKEIGLKTYSYSMTELNFENALTFCQSCQSGYSLAKIGTSFEFDGTKRAIDAFTSGEDTEVYVSLQNKDGIKCKSKYNMKCNAKLQNGYGRTLADLNHLDLDIDEEMCILYDTEEQLFEEASCNEAGYVICEKDTEPPPCGDKNLYFNLYGTITKSEAELQCQTHGLTLPSPRSTADLIAIKDVVTGTRVWAALH, from the exons ATGTCAAGTTTCGATTTTCTGTTTTTTAACATGCCTTTACAAGGGAAAGTATTATCATGGCATTTGATACTTTATCATTTTGTGCGTCTACTCAACGCTGACA TTTGCGATTTGACTACCAAAGAAATTGGTCTGAAAACCTACAGCTATTCCATGACAGAGTTGAACTTTGAGAATGCTCTAACGTTCTGTCAATCCTGTCAATCAGGATATTCCTTGGCTAAGATAGGaacttcatttgaatttgatggcaCGAAGAGAGCTATTG ACGCATTTACTTCTGGCGAAGATACAGAGGTATATGTGAGCTTACAAAACAAGGACGGCATtaaatgcaaatcaaaatacaacatgaaatgcaatgctaagCTACAAAATGGATATGGAAGAACGTTGGCAGACTTGAACCATCTGGACTTGGATATTGACGAAGAGATGTGTATTTTGTATGACACAGAGGAGCAATTATTCGAGGAAGCATCTTGCAACGAAGCAGGATATGTTATTTGCGAAAAAGATACAGAACCGC CTCCTTGTGGCGATAAAAATTTGTATTTCAATCTGTATGGAACGATCACAAAGTCAGAAGCTGAACTTCAATGCCAAACTCATGGGTTAACTCTACCTTCCCCAAGATCCACGGCCGACTTGATCGCCATCAAAGATGTGGTTACTGGTACGAGAGTatgggcggctttacactag
- the LOC131885533 gene encoding uncharacterized protein LOC131885533, translating to MCKHSHILAMSENTWISSTGQHDNLDDKTYSHVCQPTTADAHGALDALSEDDAKRCHVSKLMPNPVPNPPSNPSPDPPPAFEPYVKKFEIIAKFMSSTQISNEAKTTLIQKLRTLPLDMIEVKNNPDMFPKIVRKRNHDPQSRSFFRHQKKRSLKEKPNFCSDIAQPWILPRHGSGQLDHEPALTWASSDLAQLRLKISTPSTQP from the exons ATGTGCAAACATTCGCATATCTTGGCCATGTCCGAAAACACATGGATTTCATCGACTGGTCAACACGACAATTTAGACGATAAAACCTACTCGCATGTTTGCCAGCCCACAACAGCGGATGCTCATGGGGCTCTTGATGCCCTCTCTGAAGATGATGCTAAG CGATGCCATGTGTCAAAACTGATGCCCAACCCTGTGCCCAACCCTCCGTCCAATCCTTCGCCCGATCCTCCACCAGCATTTGAACCTTATGTGAAGAAATTTGAGATCATCGCCAAATTTATGAGCTCCACGCAAATTAGCAATGAGGCTAAGACAACTTTGATCCAGAAACTTAGAACCCTTCCACTTGATATGATTGAGGTCAAGAACAACCCCGATATGTTTCCCAAAATCGTTCGAAAACGAAATCATGATCCTCAGAGCCGCAGTTTTTTCCGTcaccaaaaaaaacgaagccTGAAGGAGAAACCTAACTTTTG cTCAGACATAGCTCAGCCATGGATCCTGCCCAGACATGGGTCGGGTCAACTTGATCATGAGCCAGCTCTGACATGGGCTAGCTCGGATTTGGCCCAGCTCAGACTCAAAATATCCACCCCATCAACCCAGCCATGA